A DNA window from Desulfovulcanus ferrireducens contains the following coding sequences:
- a CDS encoding M23 family metallopeptidase has translation MLFQKYQIVVFKEKQGCCRKFRLRGWTTIFILLLIIVLVGTNIYLWKNFQKFRSIEKQLTLSKTLVQKQKVQLLTFANKIKRLETDLSRIKEFDTKLRVMMNLEPEQVSLNSLGGAPDKGFPNTYFPLYRQELLTRKMHNFLDQLSTEARLEEIRQQELLETIRSQKNILAATPSIWPTQGWISSEFGYRISPFTGRREFHKGLDISGPVGTPIYAPADGKVVFTGKDGSYGISLVIDHGLGITTRYAHLSRYVVKKKQKVTRGEIIAYMGNSGRSTGPHLHYEVRLNGMPVNPLRYILN, from the coding sequence ATGCTTTTCCAAAAATATCAAATAGTTGTTTTTAAAGAAAAACAAGGTTGTTGCCGTAAATTTCGTCTCAGGGGTTGGACCACCATCTTTATTCTTTTGCTTATAATCGTCCTGGTGGGAACAAATATCTACCTGTGGAAAAATTTCCAAAAATTCCGTTCTATTGAAAAACAACTTACTCTATCCAAGACTCTGGTTCAGAAACAAAAAGTCCAGCTTTTGACTTTTGCCAATAAAATAAAGAGATTGGAAACTGATCTTTCCCGGATCAAAGAGTTTGATACCAAGCTTCGAGTAATGATGAACCTGGAACCAGAACAGGTTTCGCTCAACTCTCTGGGCGGTGCACCAGACAAAGGATTTCCCAATACCTATTTTCCTCTATATCGCCAGGAACTTTTGACGCGTAAGATGCATAATTTTTTAGACCAACTTAGTACTGAAGCCCGTCTGGAGGAAATCAGGCAACAAGAACTACTCGAAACTATACGCAGCCAAAAAAATATCCTGGCCGCCACCCCTTCTATCTGGCCCACTCAGGGCTGGATTTCCTCTGAGTTTGGTTACCGCATTTCCCCTTTTACAGGTCGAAGGGAATTCCACAAAGGCCTTGATATCTCCGGACCAGTGGGTACGCCCATCTATGCACCTGCAGATGGCAAAGTTGTTTTTACAGGTAAAGATGGCAGCTACGGTATTTCTTTAGTTATTGACCACGGCTTAGGCATAACCACCCGATATGCTCACCTATCACGTTATGTAGTCAAAAAAAAGCAAAAGGTGACCAGGGGAGAAATCATAGCCTATATGGGGAATTCGGGTCGCAGTACCGGTCCCCATTTGCATTATGAAGTCCGTCTGAACGGCATGCCTGTCAACCCATTACGCTATATATTAAATTAA
- a CDS encoding tRNA lysidine(34) synthetase gives MSQRSKLNYAQKVCLGRCGKLMQKTGMIWPGARIGVALSGGVDSWTMLKVLLLRQRIVPFFFEIMVLHLNPGFEPENHAPLLEWLKKHQLPAHIEVTDFGLFAHSSKNRKKSPCFLCAWNRRKRLFQLCAEYNLTHLALGHNSDDLVTTFFMNLFQTGRVEGLSPNEKFFSGRLRVIRPMLLVEKKYIRQAANKWNLPVWDNPCPSAQSTKRSEITAMISELTKDNKTIKKNIFNALKKWQLDFYL, from the coding sequence ATGTCACAACGATCCAAACTTAACTATGCTCAAAAAGTTTGTCTAGGCCGATGCGGAAAATTAATGCAAAAAACTGGGATGATTTGGCCCGGAGCACGCATAGGTGTAGCCTTGTCCGGCGGTGTAGACAGTTGGACCATGTTAAAAGTGCTTCTTCTAAGACAGAGAATTGTCCCTTTTTTTTTCGAAATAATGGTACTGCATTTAAATCCGGGCTTTGAGCCAGAAAACCATGCTCCCCTTTTAGAGTGGTTAAAAAAACACCAACTTCCAGCTCATATAGAAGTGACTGATTTCGGTCTATTTGCTCACTCAAGCAAAAACCGCAAAAAGTCTCCCTGTTTTTTATGTGCCTGGAATAGACGGAAACGTTTGTTCCAACTATGTGCTGAATATAACCTGACTCACCTTGCCCTGGGGCATAATTCTGATGACCTCGTGACCACCTTTTTTATGAATTTATTTCAAACCGGACGGGTGGAGGGACTTTCTCCCAATGAAAAATTCTTTTCCGGTCGGCTCAGAGTTATCCGCCCTATGCTCCTGGTTGAAAAAAAATATATCCGCCAAGCTGCCAACAAGTGGAATTTGCCTGTATGGGACAATCCATGCCCCTCGGCCCAGTCCACTAAAAGGTCGGAAATTACGGCCATGATTTCCGAATTAACCAAAGACAACAAAACGATTAAAAAAAATATTTTCAATGCCTTAAAAAAATGGCAACTTGACTTTTATCTATAG
- a CDS encoding 4Fe-4S binding protein, which yields MFVVNEKEFPDSRVVAHLDRDRCDGCAICVDICPTGALELVNNKKRPGKKVIFIQAKKCHGCGVCEGACPKEAIFIPGLSISELRSYVHKAIAEIYQEVGIGVCGQTPF from the coding sequence ATGTTTGTTGTTAATGAAAAAGAGTTTCCAGATTCCAGGGTAGTAGCGCATCTGGACCGCGACAGGTGTGATGGTTGTGCAATTTGCGTAGATATCTGTCCTACAGGCGCGCTGGAACTTGTGAATAACAAAAAAAGGCCAGGTAAAAAAGTCATCTTCATCCAAGCAAAAAAATGTCATGGATGTGGGGTCTGTGAAGGAGCCTGTCCAAAAGAAGCGATTTTTATTCCCGGTCTGAGCATTAGCGAACTCCGTAGCTATGTTCATAAGGCTATTGCTGAGATTTATCAGGAAGTGGGTATAGGAGTCTGTGGCCAAACCCCATTTTAA